The DNA region CCGGGCGAGATGCTCCAGGCGAAACACAGGACCGCGAAGATCCCCAGGGCGGTGCCCGCGATGTGCGGCACCTCCCGCAGCCGGCCGTGCCCGCGGTGCGGCACCTCCGGCGACCGCGGCTCCGGTCTCTGGTCGGAGTCGGGGTGCGGCCGGTCCTGCGTCGAAGTCACCGCACCAGTGTGAATGTTGCCCTTGCCCATGTGCACTCAGAACCCGGTTCGTGTCTCGTCGCCGCGGTGCGGCCGGTGTCGGATACCGCCGTGTGGCGGCCGGTGGTGGGGGCGGCGTTTGGCGTCGGGGCGGCCGCGGGTGAGGATGTATCCCATGTCGGATCCAGTCGATGTCCCGATCGAGGACGATTCCATTCGACTCGGCCAGTTCCTGAAGCTGGCGAACCTCATCGATTCCGGTTCGGAAGCCAAGATGGTGATCGCCGAGGGCCTGGTACGTGTCAACGACGAGGTGGAGCTGCGTCGTGGACGGCAGCTACATGCCGGGGATGTGGTGGTGTTGGCCGGGCACAAGGTCCGGGTCACCAGCGGCTGAAGGCACACGGGTTCCCATTCTCGGGGTTCCCGGCCTCCAGCCGCTGAGAGCTTCCCGTGAGTCGGCCTAGTCTTCGCTGCGAACCACGACGCCGTCGTGGTCGCTGTAGAGCATGTCGCCGGGGACGAAGCTGACGCCGCCGAATTCGACGGTGACGTCCTTCTCCGCGTTCCCTTCCTTCTGGGTGCTCTTGCGCGGGTTGGTGCCGAGCGCCTTGATGCCGATGGGCATGGTGCGCAGCATCGCGGAGTCGCGGACCGCGCCGTTGACGACGACGCCGGCCCAGCCGTTGTCGACGCCGCGTCCGGCGATGATGTCGCCGACCAGCGCGGTGTGGACGCTGCCGCCGCCGTCGACGACCAGCACGCGGCCCGCGCCGGGCTCGCCGAGGGTCTGCTTGACCAGCAGGTTGTCCTGGAAGGTGCGGATGGTCACGATGCGGCCGGCGAAGGTCTCGTGGCCACCGAACTGAATGAACTGGGTGTCGCAGCTTCGGATCTCGGGGCCGATCTCGTCGGCTAGGTCGGCGGTTGCCACTACGTTCGTTGATTCGGTCACGAGAACTATCTTGTCAGGGCGAATATCCGCAAGTCACGGGCGGTGCGGTTGCGGTAGGCGGTGTACGCCTCGGTGGTCTCCTCGAAGCGTTCGAAGATCGCCTGCTTGTGTTGCTCGTCGGCGACGAGAGTGGCGGTGACGGGCAGGTGCTGTCCGGCGATGGCTACTTCGGCGGCCGGGTTGGCGAGCAGGTTGGCGGTCCACGCGGGGTGGTGGGCCTGGCCGAAGTTGGAGCCGATCACATACAGGGTGGCGCCGTCGTGGACGTAGAGCAGCGGGGTGGTGCGGGGTGCGCCGGACTTGCGTCCGATGGTGGTGAGCAGGATGACGGGTGCGCCGATCGGGCCGAGCACGGTGTATTTCCCGCCGGTGCGTTCGAGCATTCTGCGGTCGAGCGGGGTCAGTTTGCGGATGACCAGCGAACCGAGCTTGGTGGCGGCGAAGGGACTGGCCAGCCGGGACAGCAGGTTGGTGCGGGAACCCCAGATCCGTTCCGGGAACTGCTCACTCATACCGCGACTGTAGTGGCCCGTGACCGGCCGTGGCGGGGTCTGCGCCGTGCGCCCGGGGCCCGGCGATGCGCTCCGGGCTTGCTCAGCGATCTATCTAGAGGAATGAATCAACCGCTCAGTCGGATTCTCGGGCGCATACTGGCGACACCCGGTGAGTTCGGATCGGGGGAGGCATGAACGTGGAACCGGCGATCGACTCGGGTGCCGTCGACGAGACCCGCTCCCTGCTGGCGTCGGCCGTCGCCGGTTTCCAGGCCGCCTGGGAGGCCGCCGGAGCCCCGCCGAACCTGGCCGAATACCTGCCGCGCGCCCCGCAACTGCGCCGGGTCGCGTTGATCGAACTGATCAAGGTGGACCTCGAATACCGCTGGATCCGCTACGACTTCCCCAAACGCCTGGCCGAATACCGCGGCGAGTTCGACGAACTTCGGTCCGGCCCACTGCCCCCGGACCTGGCCTACGAGGAGTTCCACGCGCTGCGCCGCTGCGGATTCGCCCTCGACGTCAGCTGCTATCCGACCGAGGCCGCCGCCACCGAATGGGCCGACCGCGACTACCGCAGCACCCTGATCGCCCGCCCGCAGGCCCAGCACGCGCTGGAGGGCATCGAGGTCGGCGATCGGGTCGATGATTTCGACCTGCTGGTGGAGCTGGGCGCGGGCGCCTTCGCCCGGGTCTTCCTGGCCCGGCAGCGGTCCATGCAACGCCTGGTGGCGGTGAAGATCTCGCAGAATCACGGCACCGAGTCCGAGACCCTGGCCCAGCTCGACCACGAGCACATCGTGCGCGTCTTCGACCAGCGGCTGCTCGCCGACCGGGAACTGAAACTGCTGTACATGCAATACCTTCCGGGCGGCACCCTGTCGAAGGTGCTGGCGCTGGTGCGTTCCCGTGCATGGGACGCCCGCGACGGCGGGATCCTGCTGGAGGCCGTGAACTCCGCCATGCGCGACAAGGGCGGCCTGGTCCCCGGCGAATCCGCCACCCGCGCCGCCCACATGGAGCGCAACTGGCCGGAAACCGTTGCGTGGCTGGGCAGCCGGCTGGCCCGGGCACTGGACTACTCGTCCCGCAACGGCGTCCTGCACCGCGATATCAAGCCCGCGAACGTGCTGCTCACCGCGGACGGCAGCCCGAAGCTGGCGGATTTCAACATCAGTTTCAGTCAGCACGTGGCGGGCACCAGTCCGCTGGCCTACTTCGGCGGTTCCCTGGCCTACATGTCCCCGGAGCAGTTGGCGGCCTGCCATCCGCAATTGCCGGAGACGGCGGAGGGGCTCGACGGCCGCAGCGACGTCTACGCGCTGGGGGTGGTGCTGTGGGAGCTGCTGACCGGCCGCCGCCCCTTCGACGACGAGACCCGCGCGGGTGATTCGGAGTCCTCGCTCGAACGCATGCTGCGGCTGCGCCGCCACCAGGTGGACCCCGCCCATCTCGAGGACCTGCCGCCCGACTGCCCGGCCGCGCTGCGCCGGATTCTGCTGAAATGCCTGGCCCCCGACCGCGACCAGCGCTGGGCCGACGGCGCCGCCCTGGCCCAGCAGTTGGAGATGTGCCTGGACGAGCGGGCCCGGGACCTGGTGGATCCGCCGGCGAACAGCTGGCGCGCCCGGGTCGGGCCGTGGTCGCTGCTGGCGTTGATCACGGTGGCCAGCCTGGCCGGCGACGCGCTCGGGATGGCCTACGCCAACCTGCACAACCATCCGCTGTGGGCGTTGTGGTTCACGCCGGAGGAGCGGGCGCGTCTCCAAGTGGTCGGCAACGGTCTGGTGCTGGTCTCCACGCCCGCGGCGATCGCGGTCACGAACTACCTGTGCCGCCGGGCCTTCATCGTGTGGCGCGGGTTGCGGCGCGGCCGCACCTACGATTCGGCGACGCTGTCGGCGGCCCGCCGGGACACCCTGCGCAACGGTGACCGGGTGGCGCTGCTGGCCTTCGCGTGGTGGCTGGTGGCGGCGGTGGTGTCGGCGGTGGCGTTGGTGCTGCTCACGGACCTGGAGCCCGGCCGGATCGTGAATCTGGTGGCGACACTGCTGGTTTCGGGGCGATCGCGGTCGCCTATCCGTTCTTCGTGGTGAATTTCTTCATCGTGCGCTGCTTCTATCCGCGTCTGCTCACGCACGGCGAGACGGCCGCGGATCGGGACGCGTTGCGGGCGCTGCATCGCCGGTGCACCCGCTATCTCGCGGTGGCCGTGGCGATTCCGCTGGTCGGGGTGATCTCCAGTCTGATGTTCCTGGACACCGCGGAGGTGGCGCTGGTGCTGCTCCCGATCTACGGCCTGTGCATCGTGGGCGTGCTCGGTTTCCTCGGCGACTACTGGCTGTTCCGGCAGACCGAGGCCGATCTGCTGGCCTTCGAGCGGGCGGTCAGCTGAAGTACACCCAGCCGAAGATGATCATCCACATCAGCCCCACCGCGAGCCCGGCGACGGCGAACCCGCGGTCGTCGCGGCGTTCGGGTTCGACGGTCAGCGCGACCAGGCCGAGCACCACCGCCGGGACCGCGGTCAGCCCGCAGACGAAGCCGAGCACCCCGAGCACGAACGCGGTGATGCCCATGCCTTTGGAGCGGGGGAGGGGCGGCGCGTAGAAGGCGGGATATCGCGGTGGCGCCGGAGTCACCGGCTGCCACGGCAGTCCGGTCATCACCCGGTCGATTTCGCCGCAGGTCCGGGCATTGAGTGCGTGGCCGATGCGTTCGGACAATTCGTCGACGGTGATCCGCCCGGCCTGAAAGTTCTGTTTCAGCGCTTCGATCGCGTGTTCCCGATCGGCATCACTCGCGAGAAAATGCGCTGCCGCCCATTGAGGTTCCATCTGGTTCTCCATCGAACCCGAAGCCGATTATCACTGGATTCGAGCGTATTCCTCGTTTCCGGTGCGGGGCTCGAATCGAGACGGGGGACACACGGATCGGGCGTGGAGTCCGGAGCACCGCGGGGGGTCGGCGGCTTTGACGACCCGGGGCTGACTAGGCGTTGGTGCGGTCGGAATCCGCGTTCGTGTTCGCGGCGTGGAAGGCCGACACCTGGTTGACCAGGTTGGTGGTGGAGCTCTTCACGGCGAGTTTCACGAACGGCTCGATGGTCTTGCCGAGGATCTTGCCGGCCAGCCCGCCGGGAACCCGGTAGTCGACGATGGCGTCGATGGTGCAGGATTCGGCGCCCTTGTCGTGGAACAGGAAGGTGGATTCGATTTCGAATCCCTTGATGGACTTCACCGCGATGGCGTAGCCGGGCTCGTGCCGCACGATCTTGATCGTGGAATGCAGGGCGATCGGCCCGAGCTGGATGGTGCCGTCGAAAGTGGCGTCCACGCCTTCGATCTGCTCGGTGAGCGGGGTGAAGGCGCTGATCTCATTGATGAATTTCGGCAGGTGCCGGTAATCGTTGACATAGGCGAAGGCGGATTCGGCCGAGGCAGCGCAATCCGCGACGATCTTGACTTCTGTCATGCGCGCAACAGTAACGTGTTCTAGTTTTGTGCGCAGATCTTGTGATGCAAGCCATCTATGAGGCGGCACACCCGAATTCGGGCCCTCGCGACCCAGGTCACGCCGTCACGGCGAGCGTCGCGGCCAATCCGAAGACTAGCGCCATCACCAGCACTTCCACAATCGCCCGCCGCAACGAGCCGTCGGCGGTCATCCGGTGGTCGGCCACCTTCGGCACCCAGCTGCGCCGCCACCACCAGCCCAGCGCGATGAGCGCGCCCACCAGCAGCGTCTTCGCCAGCAGAATCCGCCCGTACCCGGTGGTCACCATCGGGCTCACCCCGCCCAGCCGCACCAGCCCGTTCAACAGACCGGTCACCGTCACCGTCACCACCAGCGGCAGCGCCCACGCCGAATACCGCGGCAGCAGCGCCGCCCATTCGCCGCGGGACCGCACGGTCAGCGCCAGCGCCAGCAGCAGGCCGAACCAGCCGGCCGCCGCCAGCGCGTGCAGCGCCGCCAGCACCGAACCGAACGGCTGCTGCGACATGTGCCCGGTGATCGGCCGCAGCGCCAGCGTGACCGCGGTGAAGACCAGCACCAGATCCGCGGTGGCGCGGTCGGGCTGCCGGAACCCGAACGCGCTGTAGACCGCGACCACCCCGGTCCCGATGAGCAGCGCGATGCCGATCTGCCCGCCGCTCACGTGCGTGAGGTAGTCGCCGAACCCGGTGGCGCTCAGCCGCCGCGCCGGAATGCCCTGCACCTCAGCGGCTTCCAGCACCAGCATGGCGAATTCCATTGCCGCCCAGACCGCGGCGAACACGGTGAGCGCCCGCCACCGCGGCGTCAGCCGGTCCGACAGCCGCGGCAGCGCGGCCAGCCCGAGCACGGTCGCGCCCGCGCAGTCCGCGAGCACCCGGACCGGCGCCTCGGCCTGCACCGGGTCGTCGGCGGCCAGGATCCAGGCCAGTGCCGCACCGTCGAGGGCGACCGGGATGACCAGCAGCAGTAGCCATCTCAGTGAGGAGCTGCTCCCGCCGGTCGTCCCGCGCTCCCGGCGACGATCGGTGCGGTCGGGCCGGTTCACGTGCGCCGCTTGCCCCGTCCGCCGAACAGGGCGAAGGCCAGGCCGCCGCCGAACAGCGCCACCGCGCACGCGATGAAGATCCACAGCGGCACGCCGCCGTCGGACCCGCCGGACTTGGCCCCGGCATCGGACTTCGGGCCCGGAGTTCCGTTGCCTGCCTTGGTGAGCGTGAACGACCGGGTGCCGCTGACCGGGTGCCCGTCGGCCGAGGTGACCCGGTAGGCGATCTTGTACTCACCGACCGGACCCAGCTCGCCGACCTCGACGCTGATGGTCGCGCCGTCGACCTTGGGCTGCCCCTTCTGCCACAGATTGCCATCCGGCCCGACCACCGTCACGGACGGGTAGGCGGGCTGCAGGCTCTCGTTGAAGGTGACGCTGACCGTGGCCGGCGAGGTGTCGATCTGCGCGCCGTTGTCCGGGGTGGAACCCACGACCGCCGAGTGCGCGTCGGCGACACCGCCGCCCAGCAGTGCGAACCCGGTCACCAGCAGGCCGGTGACCAGCCCGGCCAGCAGCTTGCGGGTCACGACCGCCGTCCCCGGATGACGCTGCCCAGGCCGAGGGCCGCACCCAGCGCGCCGAGCGCCAGGCCGACGCCGCCGAGCCAGCGGGCGGTGTTGTCGGTGGCCTTGTCGCCCTTGTCGGCGTCGGCCGCGGCGGGCGCGTCGTCATCGCCGCCGGTGCTCTTGGCCAGGGTGAGGCTGGGGGCCGGGTGCTCGGGCTCGCTGCCGTCGGCGTTCATCGGCTGGTTCCAGTCCACGACCTTGCCGTCGCTGTAGGTCTGGCTGGCGTTGAAGCTGACCTTCGACTGCTCGGGCAGCGGTCCCAGGGAGACCGCGAAGCGCTGGAACTGGCCGGGCGCCACGCCCGGGTTGCCCGGGTCGGCGGTCCAGGTGACCGACACGACCTGGCCCTGCGCGTTCTTCTCGACCTTGGAGCTCCAGCCCGCCAGCGGTTCGGTGCGAGCGCTCTTCAGGTTCGGCATCGTCACCGAAACCTTGGTGGTGGAGGCGGTGTCGGACTCGGTCGGCACCCGGAAGGTCGCGACCGTGTAGCCCTTCTGGGTGGCGCCGGGGGCGTCCACCACCACGTGCGCGGAGGCGACGCCCGCGCCGAACAGCAGCAGCCCGGAGGCGGCCACGGAGGTGACCAGGGCACGCGAAACGGAGGTGTTCATGAATGTATTGCCTTCTCTGACAATGGTTACCGGAAGATAGGGCGCGGAGTTACGCCGTCACCGGTGGCGCGCGCGGTGCGATCGCGCCCAGTGCGAGAAGGGTTTTCGAGACCGGGGAGTGGTGGGCCGGCCGGAGCCGGGCCACCCGGGCGGGCGGACGCGCCGGCCGGGTGAGCGCCACCCGGACCGCCCGCGAGATCAGCCCGTAGAGCCGCTCGGCAACCAGGATCAGGAAGGCGCACCCGGCGCCGGCCGCCGCGTGCGCGAGCAGCATCGGCCCGTGCGCGGTGAATTCCATTGCCCGCGCGGCATGCCCGTGCTGCACCAGGCCGCTCAACGCCACGTGGCAGGCGGGCTGCCCCGCCACCATGAGGATCGGCAGCGCGGCGGGCGGGCGGAGCGCGGCGGCCAGCGCGCCGAGCGCGGCGGCCGCCAGGACCAGCAACATCAGCCCGGAGGTGCCCGGGTAGCCGCCGCCCGCGAACCCGTGCGCGCCGACCGCCAGGGCGGCCATGGCCACCCCGGCGAGTCCGCCGCGCACCGAGCTCATCGGGGAATCAGTTCACGCCGAGCCGGGCGAGCACATCGGCCTCGATGCCGGACAGCTCGTTGGAGATCGAGGCGTGCACGGCGCGGCGGCGCGGCACCGGCATCTGGGCCGCGGTGCGGACCGCCGCGGACAGGCTGTCGAGCCGGTCGCGACTGGCGGCCACGAACTTCTTGGTCTCGGTGTCGGGGGCCTTGGCCTCGATGTCGGTCAGCGTCGACTCCACGCCCGCGATCCGGGCCTGGAGCTTCGCGCCCGGCCCGGCGAACTCGCCGAGCTGGTCCAGCCCGACGCCGAGCTGCTGGGCCCGGCGGGTGTCGAGCTGCCCGCGCACGAAGGTCGCGCCGCGGTAGGCGAGCGGGGCCAGCACCGGCACCAGGATCCGGGCCACGCCCAGGTACTTGCGCACCGAGGCGGCGCTGAAGGGGTCGCGTTCGGCGCGGGCGGCGACCTTCTGGGCCGCCTTCTCCTCGGCCTGCAGCTTGGCGATCTCGGCCTTGGCGACCTGCTTCTGCGTGCGCGCCTCGGTCCGGTTGCGCTTGCGCTCGTTGCGCGCGCCGAGCTTGGCCTCCATGCCGGCCTTGTGCTTGAGGGCTTTCGCCTCGGCTCGGCGGCTGACCCGCTTCTTGCGCTTGGTGAACAACCCCATAGATGGCCTCCGTCATGCTGGTTCGCCATGGCAGTACAGGGCCGGGGGAAATGCCTGTCCGCCCATGAAACGCAGTGTGGGATTCACCCTAACGGGTGGGTTCCCCGCACAGCGAGCGCCTTGCGGTTTCCGGGACCGGTGAGCGACCGAAACAGGGCGGCCCGCCGACCCTGTCGGGGGTGGAGGCCATACTGACTGGCGTGTATTCGGGCATCGGTGACCATGGTGAGCGTGCGGCGTTCGTCGACGCTCGCGCTCTGATCGGGTGCCGGCACCGGCTTTTCCTGGACGCCACCCATCCGGGCGTGTTGACCGGAGTCGCCGAGGACGCCGGCGTGCAGCAGCGACGAGAAGCGGCCGCCGCGCACCGACTTCAGGTGCGGGACACGCTGGTCGCCGCCGCCCCCGAGCGCTGGACCGTGATCGATCCCAAACAGCCCGCCACCGCCCGGGCCGCCGCCACCATGGCCGCCATGGCGGCCGGGGCCGAACGCATCTGGGGCGGGCTGTTGCCGCAGGAGGCCGACACCGGCCGCCGCGGCGGCTGCGAAATCCTGTGGCGCGACGGCGATCGCGGCGGGTATCGCCCGGTCATCGTGGTGAACCACAAGGTGACCGATCCCCGCCAGCCCGACCCGGCCGACCACCACCCGCTGACCAGCGACCTCTACGACTGGAATCCCCAGCGGGACAGGCACGTCCGCACCCGGCCGCAGCCGCGCGACATCCAGCGCCTCGCGCACCTGTACCGCATGCTACAGCGGCACGGCCTGGCCAGCCCGAGCCTGACCGGCGGCGCCATCGGCTACCACTTCGACCGCATCCTGGTCCACGACCTGGCCCCGCTGCTGGACGACTACGACCTGCGCTACGCCGACCGCATCGCGGTGGTGCGCGGCGAACTCCCCACCGTCCCTTCGAAAGTCCCCGAGTGCCGCCAGTGCCCCTGGTTCAACCGGGCCCCCGAGGAGGGCGGCCGCAGCTGTGAGCAGTGGCTGGTCGAGCACCGCGACGTCAGCCTGGTCGCGCCCGGTTCGCGCGCGGAGGTGCTGCGCCGCCACGGCGTCGAGACCATCGACGAGCTGGCCGCCTGGAGCGGCGACGATCCCGACGACTGGCAGTACGAGCCGTTCACCGAGGCCGTGGTCACCGCCCGCGCCTGGGCCACCGGCGCGCCGCTGGTCCGCCGGGTGGAGCGGGTGCGGGTGACCCGCGCCGACGTCGAGGTGGACGTGGACCTGGAGAGCTTCCAGGAGCACGGCGCCTACCTGTGGGGCACCCTGCTCGACGGCGTCTACCGCCCCTTCGTCACCTGGGATCCGCTGCCCACCGAGGACGAGGGCCGCTCCTTCGCCGAGTTCTGGACCTGGCTCATGCAGGTCCGCGCCCAGGCCGCCGCCGACGGCAAAACCTTTGCCGCCTACTGCTATTCGCGCACCGCCGAGGACAAGTGGCTCTACGAGTCGGCGCGCCGGTTCGCGGGCCGCCCCGGCATCCCCACCGAGCGGGAGGTGCAGCGGTTCGTCGACGGCCCGCAGTGGGTGGACATGTTCCAGGCGGTGTCGGAGCAGTTCATCTGCCCGAACGGCAAGGGACTCAAGAAGATCGCACCGGTCGCCGGCTTCCACTGGCGCGACGCCGAGGCCGGGGGCGAGGCGTCGATGGCCTGGTATCGCCTGGCCGTCGCCTACGAGGGCGGCGAGCCCGACCTGTCGCAACGCACCCGCATCTTCGAATACAACGAGGACGACTGCCGCGCCACCCAGGTGCTGCGCGACTGGATGACCGACCGCGCCGAAGCGGAGGTTCCGTCCATCGCCGACTTCGACCGTCGTAATATCGCGTCGTGACCGAACACGTCGAACACCTGGAGTTTCAGGCCGAGACCCATCAGCTCCTGGAGCTGATGATCCACTCGGTGTATTCGAACAAGGACACCTTCCTGCGGGAGTTGGTCTCCAATGCCTCCGACGCGCTGGACAAGCTGCGCCTGGAGACCTTCCGCGACAAGGACCTGCACGCCGACACCTCGGATCTACACATCGAGCTCGAGGTGGATCGCGACAACCGCGTGCTCACCGTGCGTGACAATGGCATCGGCATGTCGCGGGCGGAGGTGGTCGACCTGATCGGCACCCTCGCCAAGTCGGGCACTGCCGCGCTGCGCAAGCAGTTGCTCGAAGCCAAGGCCGGCGACCAGCAGGCCGAGGAGCTGATCGGCCAGTTCGGCATCGGCTTCTACTCGACCTTCATGGTGGCCGACAAGGTCACCCTGACCACCCGCAAGGCGGGGCGAAACCACCGGCACCCGTTGGGAATCCGCGGCCGGCAGCCCCACCTACTCGATCGCGGAACTCGATGACGCCCCGCAGGGCACCGCGGTGTCGCTGCACC from Nocardia tengchongensis includes:
- a CDS encoding RNA-binding S4 domain-containing protein, with translation MSDPVDVPIEDDSIRLGQFLKLANLIDSGSEAKMVIAEGLVRVNDEVELRRGRQLHAGDVVVLAGHKVRVTSG
- the rraA gene encoding ribonuclease E activity regulator RraA codes for the protein MTESTNVVATADLADEIGPEIRSCDTQFIQFGGHETFAGRIVTIRTFQDNLLVKQTLGEPGAGRVLVVDGGGSVHTALVGDIIAGRGVDNGWAGVVVNGAVRDSAMLRTMPIGIKALGTNPRKSTQKEGNAEKDVTVEFGGVSFVPGDMLYSDHDGVVVRSED
- a CDS encoding nitroreductase/quinone reductase family protein; translation: MSEQFPERIWGSRTNLLSRLASPFAATKLGSLVIRKLTPLDRRMLERTGGKYTVLGPIGAPVILLTTIGRKSGAPRTTPLLYVHDGATLYVIGSNFGQAHHPAWTANLLANPAAEVAIAGQHLPVTATLVADEQHKQAIFERFEETTEAYTAYRNRTARDLRIFALTR
- a CDS encoding serine/threonine-protein kinase produces the protein MNVEPAIDSGAVDETRSLLASAVAGFQAAWEAAGAPPNLAEYLPRAPQLRRVALIELIKVDLEYRWIRYDFPKRLAEYRGEFDELRSGPLPPDLAYEEFHALRRCGFALDVSCYPTEAAATEWADRDYRSTLIARPQAQHALEGIEVGDRVDDFDLLVELGAGAFARVFLARQRSMQRLVAVKISQNHGTESETLAQLDHEHIVRVFDQRLLADRELKLLYMQYLPGGTLSKVLALVRSRAWDARDGGILLEAVNSAMRDKGGLVPGESATRAAHMERNWPETVAWLGSRLARALDYSSRNGVLHRDIKPANVLLTADGSPKLADFNISFSQHVAGTSPLAYFGGSLAYMSPEQLAACHPQLPETAEGLDGRSDVYALGVVLWELLTGRRPFDDETRAGDSESSLERMLRLRRHQVDPAHLEDLPPDCPAALRRILLKCLAPDRDQRWADGAALAQQLEMCLDERARDLVDPPANSWRARVGPWSLLALITVASLAGDALGMAYANLHNHPLWALWFTPEERARLQVVGNGLVLVSTPAAIAVTNYLCRRAFIVWRGLRRGRTYDSATLSAARRDTLRNGDRVALLAFAWWLVAAVVSAVALVLLTDLEPGRIVNLVATLLVSGRSRSPIRSSW
- a CDS encoding DUF1707 and DUF4190 domain-containing protein, coding for MEPQWAAAHFLASDADREHAIEALKQNFQAGRITVDELSERIGHALNARTCGEIDRVMTGLPWQPVTPAPPRYPAFYAPPLPRSKGMGITAFVLGVLGFVCGLTAVPAVVLGLVALTVEPERRDDRGFAVAGLAVGLMWMIIFGWVYFS
- a CDS encoding SRPBCC family protein, with the protein product MTEVKIVADCAASAESAFAYVNDYRHLPKFINEISAFTPLTEQIEGVDATFDGTIQLGPIALHSTIKIVRHEPGYAIAVKSIKGFEIESTFLFHDKGAESCTIDAIVDYRVPGGLAGKILGKTIEPFVKLAVKSSTTNLVNQVSAFHAANTNADSDRTNA
- a CDS encoding copper resistance D family protein; protein product: MNRPDRTDRRRERGTTGGSSSSLRWLLLLVIPVALDGAALAWILAADDPVQAEAPVRVLADCAGATVLGLAALPRLSDRLTPRWRALTVFAAVWAAMEFAMLVLEAAEVQGIPARRLSATGFGDYLTHVSGGQIGIALLIGTGVVAVYSAFGFRQPDRATADLVLVFTAVTLALRPITGHMSQQPFGSVLAALHALAAAGWFGLLLALALTVRSRGEWAALLPRYSAWALPLVVTVTVTGLLNGLVRLGGVSPMVTTGYGRILLAKTLLVGALIALGWWWRRSWVPKVADHRMTADGSLRRAIVEVLVMALVFGLAATLAVTA
- a CDS encoding copper resistance CopC family protein, with the translated sequence MTRKLLAGLVTGLLVTGFALLGGGVADAHSAVVGSTPDNGAQIDTSPATVSVTFNESLQPAYPSVTVVGPDGNLWQKGQPKVDGATISVEVGELGPVGEYKIAYRVTSADGHPVSGTRSFTLTKAGNGTPGPKSDAGAKSGGSDGGVPLWIFIACAVALFGGGLAFALFGGRGKRRT
- a CDS encoding YcnI family protein, coding for MNTSVSRALVTSVAASGLLLFGAGVASAHVVVDAPGATQKGYTVATFRVPTESDTASTTKVSVTMPNLKSARTEPLAGWSSKVEKNAQGQVVSVTWTADPGNPGVAPGQFQRFAVSLGPLPEQSKVSFNASQTYSDGKVVDWNQPMNADGSEPEHPAPSLTLAKSTGGDDDAPAAADADKGDKATDNTARWLGGVGLALGALGAALGLGSVIRGRRS
- a CDS encoding DUF6474 family protein; its protein translation is MGLFTKRKKRVSRRAEAKALKHKAGMEAKLGARNERKRNRTEARTQKQVAKAEIAKLQAEEKAAQKVAARAERDPFSAASVRKYLGVARILVPVLAPLAYRGATFVRGQLDTRRAQQLGVGLDQLGEFAGPGAKLQARIAGVESTLTDIEAKAPDTETKKFVAASRDRLDSLSAAVRTAAQMPVPRRRAVHASISNELSGIEADVLARLGVN
- a CDS encoding TM0106 family RecB-like putative nuclease; its protein translation is MYSGIGDHGERAAFVDARALIGCRHRLFLDATHPGVLTGVAEDAGVQQRREAAAAHRLQVRDTLVAAAPERWTVIDPKQPATARAAATMAAMAAGAERIWGGLLPQEADTGRRGGCEILWRDGDRGGYRPVIVVNHKVTDPRQPDPADHHPLTSDLYDWNPQRDRHVRTRPQPRDIQRLAHLYRMLQRHGLASPSLTGGAIGYHFDRILVHDLAPLLDDYDLRYADRIAVVRGELPTVPSKVPECRQCPWFNRAPEEGGRSCEQWLVEHRDVSLVAPGSRAEVLRRHGVETIDELAAWSGDDPDDWQYEPFTEAVVTARAWATGAPLVRRVERVRVTRADVEVDVDLESFQEHGAYLWGTLLDGVYRPFVTWDPLPTEDEGRSFAEFWTWLMQVRAQAAADGKTFAAYCYSRTAEDKWLYESARRFAGRPGIPTEREVQRFVDGPQWVDMFQAVSEQFICPNGKGLKKIAPVAGFHWRDAEAGGEASMAWYRLAVAYEGGEPDLSQRTRIFEYNEDDCRATQVLRDWMTDRAEAEVPSIADFDRRNIAS